DNA from Solanum stenotomum isolate F172 chromosome 3, ASM1918654v1, whole genome shotgun sequence:
tatatttCACGAAAATCCTAATATTTCCTTGGACTATTTTAAAGTGGCATACATGTAcccttaggggtcgtttggtgtaaggaataaaaataaataattttaggatataATTTTATTGTCTTGTTCGGTTGTTATGTTTGAGATAATTTATCCCActatttatatcatagtgatggaaTATACATGAAGGGATAAGTTATACCAAGATAActaatctcaaaataattaattatgaataaCTTGTTTCCAACCAAACGATCCCTTAAAGTACTGACATGACCTAGAAAGTGTGTTCTCTCTCAAAGACAAGTGAAAGTCAAAGAactgataaaaatatattttaaaaatattttaactttttgttaaatgtaatatttttacttttgccttttgttttattttatttacttttttctgttttcatttttcccctttttctCTCTCATCACTCAATATCCTCCTTTCTAGTACATTTCCTTCATCACCATGGTTGAACATACACCAGTCCACCACCATAGCAATTAGCAGCCCCATCTCCTCACCcattttttaatactttttcaTAATTAGCAAGAACTTCGAGCTTGAAATTGGTGTTAAAATTGTGGGATTTGGATGGAAGAGGTGAAAGGGGTGGTCTAAATGGCTAATAAAGTTGTTGTTGTGGTAGTACTGATGAATATTGTTGGTTTCTTTGACATGAAAAAGGAATGATAAGACATCGTGATGGAGAGCCAAATGGGATTTTTCGACACGAATCGAACCCAAAACATATACTTCCTctgtttcacaaagaatgatctagtttgacttggtatagagtttaagtaaataaataagacttttgaatcttgtggtcctaaattaaagttacgtcaaatgtacaaaattgcccttaattttgtggtcttaaacatgccacatgGAAAGCAAAacgtaaaatgttaccaaaagaGGAaagagatcattcttttttaagtaggcgtttggccatgcgattttacgctgatttcatctcatgattccatatcatgagaNACTGATGAATATTGTTGGTTTCTTTGACATGAAAAAGGAATGATAAGACATCGTGATGGAGAGCCAAATGGGATTTTTCGACACGAATCGAACCCAAAACATATACTTCCTctgtttcacaaagaatgatctagtttgacttggtatagagtttaagtaaataaataagacttttgaatcttgtggtcctaaattaaagttatgtcaaatgcacaaaattgcccttaattttgtggtcttaaacatgccacgtggaaagcaaaagataaaatgttaccaaaagagaaaataggtcattctttttgaaattgactaaaaagaaaaggaggtcattctttgtgaaacgaaGGGAGTACTAAACACTCGATgggaaataattaaaaaagacaGTGTCCacattaatcataaaaaaaaacatttaattagTGCATGGTTACTATTCAATTAGTGTCCAAAATATATAGAGAGATTAGTTTGTTTTCTCCGTCATTAAACTGGATTAACTTGTTTACCATATTATTAGTAATACATTGGTGtgttgacaaaaataaaataaaaaaggaaacgtATTGCATCAATTTAATTGTCAATTGACGtgaaattaaatatattgaaatattttctccatcttAAAATACTTGTCGtctttgttaaaaatatttgtcttaaattttttgtccttttaaaagttcaaataaaaataattattttcttgccATATATCCTTGTAGTAATTactagaaaatatttaataaagagAGATTATATCTTAATACATAAACAAGAGTAAAATAGCCAAACACTCCTCctaattaatgttttcttaagggCGTTTAAGGGATAtgtaaattaaaaaacataagaaatattttgaaacgAGAGTAATATATAGTTCTGGGCTAAAGTCCAAAAAAGTTTTTGGTTCAAGAAGCTATAACTTATTTTTGAGGTTCACTGTGTGTCACTCACATGTCCGAGCATTTATGGCCATCGAAATCCAAAGTTGGCTTTTTTTTATGTGAGTGTATCTACAAGTTATTTTTGGCATTGCAAAGGTATAGTAAATCGAGTCTCATGCCATTACTTCATTATCTCCATACTCATCTTGCGGAACCATAGTCTAGTTAATCCAAAGATACtcttaatatataatattgtgcGATATTATCCTCTTTGAACCGAACTCACATGATTTTCACCGGAAGGGCTCACACCATTACGAGTAACTTCacccattatatatatatatatctttcttttcatatatatattaactacttatatgattttttatttttattttagtggGATAAGGCACAAATACCTCTAGACTATGATCGAAATTCCAGTAACataccttaactaaactaagggaTTATCTCTTTTTGTAATAAGGGATTATTCTAATGAAAATTGATAGTATGATTTATTGTCACCTTCTTCTGAGCATtattttgaatgtttcattTATTCATGAGAATCTCTCTTTCAAAGACGGCAGCAAAAAGAGgtttcttttgattttgaatttttgtcaCCACTTGCTAAGTATAGTAAATAAATATCTCATTAtctcttaaataaatagtaCTAACATTCACCCTAATTATTGCCACTCTAATATAGATTGTTCTTCTATTTGCTTGCATTAGGATCACAATTTTTGAGTAGCTATGGTACTTAATTTTCCATTTATATATGGTGTGTTCGGTACGAAGAAAAATAGTTTCCTAGAAAATAAGTagatttatttttgtgtgtgctCGATACgtaatcaaaaaattattttaaaattatttgtatatgatATAGACAAATATTATGATAGGTGGAGGCAGTATGGAGGTAGGCACGTTGGATGGTGGAGATGGGGCGAGGAGGACGCCATTAATGTGAAATTTGTTTTTCCAACTTCCACTAGAGAACTCATTTACTCATTTTTAAGAAACTTGTTTTCGTAGAGAATATGTTCTCCAAAACTTTTAACCAATCGAATATGGAAAATGcactgaaaaatatttttcttcgtaCTAAACATACCCTTAATCCATTTCTCATTTCTCAATTTCTACATATTGATTTATATAATATGAATTTTAGTTCTTtatgttttcttgattatttttttcctaatatCTTGGTTGTAGGATAagagtgaagttcttgaaggaAAGGTTGATTGGAGAGGAAGAATAGCTACTAAAGATAAACATGGAGGACAAGGTCCTTCCTTACTCATTTTAGGTAATGAATATTGACTCAAGAACCCTtcaacacaaatatatatattattaacatAGTGTGATATTGTCTGTTCTAAgctaaaatcatataattttttcacaaaacatttcacaaaattaataatattattgcaCCATTAGTTTCGATACCAATATATTGAATTAAGTCAATTCAAGATTAATATTCTTAACATAATGTGATATTGTTCGCTCTGTACCAAGTTGCCACGTGATTTCTCCAAATAATGTCATACCATTAATAAGAATATAATCATGTGTATTAATCTAAttctataaatatatttgactacATACCATACGTTGAATTCTCCTGAGTGAAAATCCTAGCTCAATCGCTAATTCCACCATTTAACATTATGTGTATTAATTACTAGGTACATTTGCTTGTGAGAACATAGCATCATTTGTGTTAGGAGTAACCTTGGTGACTTATTTCAATGGAGTGATGCATTATGATGTAGCTGATGCAGCAACTCAAGTTACAAATTACTCAGGAACCAGTTATATTTTAACTGTCCTTGTGGCAATCCTAGCTGACACTTATATTGGAAGATTCGCAGCTGTTTTTGTTTCATGTTGGATTGAATTCTTGGTAATATTTCATATTCTCTTCATCTTGTTAATTTTATCTAAGTGAGtagtttttttaagttttatgcATTGACtatatacaaattatgtatatgattaaAGGTAAATCTAAGGGTATACCTAACATGTTGAGGCGGATGCCATATTATGACATCAGGTTCATTTGAAATTAGTATTTTTAATGCAAAACACAATTTTATGTGTAAAAAAAGCATCGAAGTTGTaacatatattaatttgtttGAACTCATAAAGATTAAATCCTTGATCTAACTTTGCTATATTAGGtaagaaaaaacaaactttGAATGGATAGTATttaatagggaaaattgtatataatagcaaactatcaattcaaattaaatgttataaacatagtttgatttaattgtacatcatagcaaactgttgttatttcgcctctctcctggtgaatctcgctcgccactctcattctctccctcgcctctctcgcttttatacaaacgcaaatgtataaaatgtgtttgtatttgtataaagcgagagaaaattatatatatacatatattttcgttcccctttcccagatctcgctcgccagtctctcccttgcctctctcacttatacaaacagaaatgtataaattgcatttttgtttgtataaagtgagagaaaattgtatatacacatgcaaaatacatatatttttgtcctatacacttataactatacaatacaaatattcccctgcccagttctcttttgcatttctctctttctcgctttatacaaacacaaattgtacaattgatctttttgtatatgtataccgaaatagaAACAGATtatatacaactgctttcttttgtatatgtatagcgaaatatacatatttatgtttgttgtggagcgcaattatgcaaactatagctataacatacaaatatatttttttgtttgctatatgtgaaaattgCTCATAATAATATCATCATGTTAACTATGACTATTAGTTCCAAAACAAAACAgggattttttttagtttttaatttccTCTACATATCATTTGTGAGTGacatctaattatttttttggtaattaaatgACTCAAAACACCTCTATAATAtgattcaaatacaaataataaaacacaattcaataatttacaATTAAACACTTATATCCTATGTTACTCAAACCCTTTAAATATCAACAACTGTATATCAGATCCTTCAAAAGTAGCatatttttgaaggatctgaCATTTGACACGGGCACAACATTATATTTTCGaaagtccaagcaacatagattATACCTATGTTTTTCTCTAACACTCCAGAAATGTTGCCGTACGCACCCGTGATGAATTCTTTAAAAATACGttacttttggagaatccaacaCGCACTTGtcgatatttttgaagagtctgaacTTATTTATACCCCTTTATATTATGGAAATCTTACACTAATGAATTCCTCAACTATTTGATAGGGACTAGGATTGCTAGCATTTCAAGCACACTATCCCAAATACAAGCCACCACTTTGCAACATTCTTGATCCAACATTAAATTGTGAGAAAGTTGATGGAAAAAATGCAGCCCTTTTATTTGTTGCACTTTATTTGGTAGCACTTGGCTCGGCAGGAATAAAATCAGCATTGCCATCACATGGTGCTGATCAATTTGATGAGAAAGACAAGAAAGAAGCAATTCAAATGTCAAGTTTCTTCAATTGGCTTTTGTTAGCTGTGTGTCTTGGTGGTTCATTTAGTACAACATTTATTGTGTGGATTCAAGAACATAAAGGATGGGATTGGGGATTTTTTGTGAGCACATTGGCTATGTTGTGTGGtgcaataatattttgtattggATTACCATGGTATAGAATATTTGTTATCAAGGGAAGAAGTGCCATCACTGAAATTTTCCAGGTAAACTCTCACTTTTTCGTGAGTTTCATACCTCATGAACTACATATTACTTTCTCGGTGTATTAAAAAACACACCTAGATCCTGAGTTGACCTACACATGCCTATTGTTGATTGGAAACAAGTATTTCTCCAACTCATCACAGAGGGTGTGTTTTAATACAAAGagagtgatagtttaggtaggtaAAGAGAATAACAGATAGTCGAAGTATGAAGCTCGTGAAAAACTCTAGTACGAACACTTATTTTGTGGATTCAAGAACATAAAGGTCATCCTTTCGAAAGTTAAACATAAGTCTTAGCTATATGTTGCTCGGATCCTTTAGAAATACTTCCTGATATGTGTTGAATCCTccaaattttattcattttttgagGATCTGACACGAGTACAACtacattatttaaaaaagatCTAACCAAACATAGTCTTAGAACTCTTACAATTCTCTTTCTATGATAAACTATATATGatcatttttctaattttgttttCCTTACTTGTGTTCTTATTGATAGGTGTATGTTGCAGCCATAAGAAACAGAAATCTTCAACTTCCTCAGGACTCGTCCGATCTCTATGAGATCGACGAGGATGAGGAAGCTGCAATTCCAGCAGAGTTTCTACCTCATACTGATACATACAAGTTAGTTATCTCGTTGTTTCATACACTTATTCGaccaaatttttatattatcagatcacctaaaagataataataagtATTGCACCTAACAAACAGGATTGGTGCAACAACAATCCTCCTTtaacttatttctttttttcctcttctaGGTTCTTGGATAAAGCAGCTATTATTCAAAcatcacaacaacaacaacaatctgAAAAAACAATTAATCCATGGAGACTTTGTAGAGTTACACAAGTAGAAAATGCAAAAATCTTGCTAAGTATGGTACCTGTTTTTTGTTGTACAATTATTATGACACTTTGTCTAGCCCAACTTCAGACATTTTCAATTCAACAAGGCTTCACCATGGATACAAGGATCACAAATTCCTTTCACATACCACCTGCCTCATTGCCAATCATCCCCATTGTGTTCTTGATCATCATCATCCCCGTCTACGATCAAATCATCGTTCCAATCTTGCGCAAGTTTACCGGCATTCCCACAGGTAAGGGTGTCAAATGAACGGTTTGGGCTTAAGTTAATAAATGAACGGGTTTGACTGAATTTAGACGGGTCAAAATAgattaatgagttaataaataAGTTGATTGAGCTAAATTTGACAGGTCAAAATGAACCGAGTTAATAAATAGACAGGGGCAGGTCATTAACCCGTCCTGATATTACTTGAGGTGAAATCAATTGGGCCAAAATGGGCTAGCTAAACAATAGGTCATAACTCAACCAGTCCACTATTACTaaattttaatctttattttgttcctattatttataaaaattacatactattaaaactttctttttcttataatgatattgaattacatacttattaaaattaaagtttctttttcttttttgaatgtAACGAATCAAAATGATTTGAATTAATAAGCAGATGGGACATTAATCCATCCAAAAATTACTTGGTCTAAAATGAGTTTGATCCCAATCTCCCAAAACACTTACATGCTTTGGGCGAGCTTGAGTTGTATCAATAAATGGATGGTTTGTGCGAGTTGAGCATTTCATATCTTTATAGGCTAATTTTGTCACTTCTACCTATACAGGCATAACATACTTGCAACGAGTCGGGGTTGGCTTAGTCCTCTCCGCTTTATCTATGACAGCAGCATCCATCTTAGAAGTCAAGCGCAAACAAGTAGCACGGGAACACAACATGCTTGATGCGATTCCCGTGCTACAACCATTGCCTATTAGTGTGTTTTGGCTCTCAATCCAATTCTTCATATTTGGAATTGCAGATATGTTTACCTATGTGGGACTTCTTGAATTCTTCTACTCTCAAGCACCAAAAGAATTGAAATCAGTGTCATCATGTTTTCTATGGACTTCAATGTCAATTGGATATTTCTTGAGTTCAATTATTGTGAAAATTGTGAACAAGGCAACTAAAAAAGTTACAAATAGTGGAGGGTGGTTAGTTGGGAATAATTTTAATAGGAAccatttgaatttattttacttgatgTTAGCTGTGTTGTGTTGTTTGAATTTTTGTGTCTATTTGGTTGTTGCTAGTAAGTACAAGTATAGGGTACAAAAAAGTCCTAGTGATCAAGATGATAGTAGAGTACATGCTCTAAAAGATCGAAGCAGTCTCTCTACCTTCTCCAGGCAAGAGTAGAGTTGATCAGTAAGCACTATCAGCTTCTCCAAATCTCATTTACAGGATTTCAgtggatatgttattgttattgttgacGAAGATTTGAAAGtgaaatttatgttatttgCTATATATTAGCAAGGAAATCAGTTTCTTTCTAATTGTACTTGGAAAATTCAgttgttttgaaaattgaattattagttcCTTATTGTTGGTTGTCTAGCAAAAGGTCTTTctattttatattcaaaatattgATTTGCTATATTCAATCAATTTGTACTTCTCATTAAG
Protein-coding regions in this window:
- the LOC125859194 gene encoding protein NRT1/ PTR FAMILY 4.5-like, giving the protein MEDKSEVLEGKVDWRGRIATKDKHGGQGPSLLILGTFACENIASFVLGVTLVTYFNGVMHYDVADAATQVTNYSGTSYILTVLVAILADTYIGRFAAVFVSCWIEFLGLGLLAFQAHYPKYKPPLCNILDPTLNCEKVDGKNAALLFVALYLVALGSAGIKSALPSHGADQFDEKDKKEAIQMSSFFNWLLLAVCLGGSFSTTFIVWIQEHKGWDWGFFVSTLAMLCGAIIFCIGLPWYRIFVIKGRSAITEIFQVYVAAIRNRNLQLPQDSSDLYEIDEDEEAAIPAEFLPHTDTYKFLDKAAIIQTSQQQQQSEKTINPWRLCRVTQVENAKILLSMVPVFCCTIIMTLCLAQLQTFSIQQGFTMDTRITNSFHIPPASLPIIPIVFLIIIIPVYDQIIVPILRKFTGIPTGITYLQRVGVGLVLSALSMTAASILEVKRKQVAREHNMLDAIPVLQPLPISVFWLSIQFFIFGIADMFTYVGLLEFFYSQAPKELKSVSSCFLWTSMSIGYFLSSIIVKIVNKATKKVTNSGGWLVGNNFNRNHLNLFYLMLAVLCCLNFCVYLVVASKYKYRVQKSPSDQDDSRVHALKDRSSLSTFSRQE